TCATGGACGATCATTTCTATTGATTTTCTTGCATTTCTTTGTAAATCGTTACAGGAGTACTTACTAGAATCATGATATATATTAACACCTAAAACTAtctaataattgtaattttgtactTGAAAAATAAACTCTAGTTAGTACTCTCTCAATAAACGTTGTGCAACAACGTTTTAAAAAACATACCCATTTAGTTGTTGATATGAACTTAAATTGCCTTCACATTTTTGTGATGTACACACATTTATacctattttaattatatattgaaaaaacttttattatgtgttttattttcatttttttaatattttcctttaattgtaataaattaGATTCCatctatacatttttatttaatttgatttttgtttattatattatttataaacttttctctatatattatttttggttgattttagTTAGATCAAATCATTTTGGTGACCCAAAAATGGAATATATGTTTTACAGGATTTGAAgtcttgtattattttttacaacttATTAAAGTTgagaaattttattgaaatttatataaaaagttatacaaatttgatttttcatgATGTATTTTTTAAGCTTATGGATCTTATTAGATTTCATATTTAGATTTATGTTTACATTTTATTAGAGGCACCTCTAATCAAACAAACTAGAATAATTTATAGTTTGTTTAGCTTTTTcagttttagaaattatttcttattctttttctcgATTTTAGAATTGTCTTTATCATTTACACTTTGTTTTTCATCCATGAATAACCAAAGAGGTGTATGGAATTTCAAATAAGATTATACTAGTATTATTGAACTTTGATATCTCATGCCAACttcttaaaatttaacaattgttatttgatgaaaattttattaaaaataaatgagaatgGGAGATCGCACCAAcgcatgataaaaaaaattatacttccaAAAACATAGacaaataaaacttattatgaaaaatattataaataatatataaaaacaattctTATGAATAAAAGTCAACATGATTAATTTATCCAcataataatttcattcacaTAGAACATGAAAAACTGTGAACTCTATATCACTCATTGTAGTATCATAAAAACACGTAACTTAATGATTAACCATaataacaaatgaaataaattgatCACTAATATTAAACATGTCAAACTCCaatttattaaactaattaatgCTTATTAGAAgttcttatttaatattaattttattttctggtCTATCTCTACGGGTGTGTTCGTTGGTAagatttggaggagatgatttaggagagatgatttgaatggatttgagtgaatttgagggtaatttttttgttgtttctttgagtggatttgttggtaattgagagtagatttgagggtaaagtttgtgagaattagtgtaggatttgattgatgtgagagatttaaaaaattaatttaattggtaaaaattgaagattaccaataTGCCCctaagtattaaagtaatataatgttatatttaatttgtttaatgttatatttaattttgtttaatgttatatttaattttaaaatgtttattaagaattaaaaatttagaatgattaataaaaaaatagtcaaaaaatatggagtaagaaaaaaaatagtcaaaatatctttttgtttttcagaaaaaaaattattgattaaagtgacatatacttatatttattttgacatatgGCTGTAAAAAGTATTTGTTAAAAACATTGTttcttaattgaaattttagagTGAGTAGAGTAAAGCAGAACCCAGAAACCTAACTACATAAATTGAAAACCCTCTTCTTGAAAAGCGTAACAATGGCGAGTTTCTCCTTCGGATCTTCTACCCCTTCTTCAACTCAATCTCCGTCTTCTTTTTCCTTCAcaaacctttcttcttcctcttcctcttctccattttcattTGTCTCATCCTTCACCCCCCATTCTCGTTCGGATCCTCCTCTCCCTTCACCGCTGTCACAAACCCAACCTCCGCTGCGTCTTCAATTTTTGGTGTCGCTAGCTCTGCCCCACCCTTGTTCTTGTCGTTCAATTCATTCGTCTTCATCGTGAAGGACGCTGCATCCCCCATCGTCAACGTCGAACGTACACATAATGGAGGGGCTGGGTAACGGAAAACGACCCACTTCAACCGCGCCTGGAATCGGATACAACTTCActctgcttcttcttcttcatggtTGTAACCGGATACGTGAATGTGGTATCCGGATAAcacgttcttcttcttcttcttcttcttgaaggctGTAACCGGATACTTGAATGGGTGTAACCGGATACACAGGTGGGGCGTTTCTTCTTCATGGTGTATCGGAATAAGTAGTGGTTTAACCGGATACACACTtggttaatatttattttaacaaaacaaaagtgTGTGGTCTGAGcttggattttattttaagaagaaGGGCATTTTAGAGAAAGCTCGTTTCATCCCTCCAAATCTCTTCTCAGATGCAGGTGATTGAACAGTGCATGAATCCCACAAATCGTTGCAATTCATTCCACGGTAATCACCTCAAGTGAACACgatttttctaaaattcattGCTTGCCAATCGTGGTGAATAGTAAATTCACCTCAAGCGAATAGAGCGTACAAGATTTCTTAGTAGTTTGAATCGATTTATCAATGTTTCTTAGTAGTTTGAATTGGCTCATCATTTGTTTCAATATTAGAATCTTTCCCCCTCATAAACCATATTAATCCATTTAAAAGCtaatttaaatttcttcaaaatatgAGCTTTCTTTAACCTAAAAGAATTAggaattatttcaaattactaTGATGTGATTGAATTTGCTTTAAGTTCTACAAACTATTTATAATGGGAATGTCATCCTCCAAAAAAGATATAACAACTAGGAAATCAAACTTCAATGTCTCATTACCATTAGAAACATCTAGATTATTAATAGAGGAAGATTTATCCACAACACAAAAATCATTACATTGAACCATAAGGTTGTGACTAAGCAATAAGTGACACCGTAACACACTTAACTAGAATAGGTTGTATCAACGTTGGATCATACATTGTTGCATTACACGATGAATATCAATCTATATTGACTGTTGCACCATATGCTCTACCACATACTCAACCATAAACTAAACCTTAGGTTGCACCAACAATTGAACCACATGTTATATCACAAATTCCACCGTAGAATGCACATGTTTCATTATAGGCTACACCTTGGAATAGATTAAATAACAAGAACCAGATCTCGAGAAGTAATAATATCACCCCAAGATAATAATGTTGTTTTACTTTTGCATCAACTATTTTCTCGCCACTAGAATTAGGTTTGacattttgttataatattCTACAATTAGATAAATCATGACCAACCATTTCACAACTTGAATAAAGTATAAACAAATTCTCATATTTCTcatcattaataaatataaatatcggtatttctaccaaaaattggttagataattcaaataatcaattaacatAAACTAAAACACGAGCAAAAAATTCACCACActtatatttgtataatataaatCTATGCTAATTCAATTTGCAATGAAAAGAATTACCTTTAACGGGTGTTCCATAGAAAGACCATGTACACGGATCtaatattgaatttttgtgAGTTTCAtatagggatggcaaaaaaaatcCGCGACCATGAGTATCCGCGGGTAAAATCCACGACGGGTAGTTACTATTTGTGGATATTTACTGCCCGCAGGTAACGGGTAACAGGTATTTTAATACTCGTTTCTAAACGGGTCGGATACGGTTAGTATACTATCAAACCCGCGAGTACCCGTTacccacaaaaaataataaaaaaatcaatttatatattttttaattaaatttaattgaaaataaaataaaattatattttattagattaaatttaattaaaattaaatttcaatttatattgaatttaatttatattatattatatttatattttttgtaattttattttaaaatgtattaaatatgtttttcgggTATCCTTACAAGTAGTCAGTTTTATCCGACAGGTTGAATTGCGGATAAACAGTATCCGTGTCCGACCCTACctgttgtcatccctaatttcatatatatatatatatataattacaaaccCTTTTGAAATATAGAACATATAGTTCAAATTGAATTTTGCATCAAGAacaatttgagttttttttcttcctaattttgaatttacaTTTTATGACATTGATTAATTCATGTTTACAATTTTCAAATTGAAgaattaattgaatataaaatgaatataaaattgaaacataacagataatgtcaaattaaaaataaacataactaacttaatttttgaagaatctatttgttaaaaaataatagatcttttttattatttttttaaaccaatacgTAAATTAAATGGTACaataataacttataatttttgtacgaaaaagattaaaatcgttaaaactttttttcaatcatagttattaaaatttcatattgctttttataaaagaaaaaaaaaagattaggAAACAGCTCACTCgtaaagaaagatttttttatatataaaagatggaAAAAGTATTAATATTTAGTCAGTAATTTTCTGCATTACCATGTAAAACATTATAacatctaaattaaaaaaattttagaaaaagagatTGTATTTTGGAACGTTGGATTGATTTGAAATGTTACCGGACACTTTTACAATTACCACGCTCTTTTGCAATGGGAAAAAATGAATTTACAttggaaataataaaattatgaaacacGGTGTACATGCTAGGCAATTTCGCGGTCCTAACCCAATATACAGTTAGAGTGGAATTTCAACGACAAGACAACGCTCTCTCACAAAACCAAAAAAACTCTTGCTCTGTTTTCTTCTGCCTTTACTATGAGTTCAGATTCGATTAGAGAACGAGGTGCATCAGCCGTGGTACGTTTTCCCTTTTTTTTGACTAAGTTCAAACCCTAAGTTAACAATAAAAGTATATctataaactataaatatactTTGTAATACTTCTGGAACTTTCTGGTCTTCTTTCCGTCTTTTCAGATTCGATTTCCTTAGTATCGATTCAATCCTAACGTATGAATGTGTGATGTAGCAATTATTGAATAAGCGTTGGTTTTGTCCAATTTTTAACTGTAAAAGGAGAACTCGAAGTGAAAGTGAGATCCGTTGTTTCAAACTCGATCGTCAATGTAATTGTGGATCACTAGCCTGGAAATGAGACAGGATTTTGCTGTATAGTTTTGGAATTTAGAAGGCATCGTGGCAATCACCTtcatcatttaatatattttgcaGCATCAGAAATCGAGAAGGAAATGCAAGTTGTTGTGTGGAGAGTGTGGTCAATATTTGCTAAGTTGGTCGAAGCTtagaaaacgaaaatgaaactGTTCCAGAACATAAACCGCTATAACTAGATGCTTTTTATTCAATACTTGTGTTCTTTTGCACCTCTTTTGTCTTTTATTATCTAATGGAATACGAGCAAATTACACTAGTTGCATGCTAGTGTAGAACaagatgaaaaggaaaaaaaagcaTTACACATTTATATAATCGATTGAACTTAAAGACCTTGTATGTGTGTATgacatgtttttttctttctctgtgaACAGGTAGAACGGAAATTTCAACATagacaacttttatttttggcATACCAAAGTTTAGGTTTTTTGTTTGGTGACTTGAGCTTATCCCCTCTATATGTCTATCAAAGTATATTTTCCGGGAGACTGAAACATGCCCAGAATGAGGATGCAATATTTGGCGCATTTTCTCTGATCTTTTGGactcttttaattatttctttattgaaGTATGCACTTATTATGTTAAGTGCAGATGATAATGGCGAAGGTAAGAgctattgattttattattctgtCAGACTATGTCCTTTTTAACtcattactataattattgtgGTAATACTAATACATTCAACTTTAACAGGTGGAGTTGTTGCTTTGTATTCACAGCTTTGCAGAAGTGCAAAATTATGTTTGCTTCCTAATCATCAGGCTTCCGATGAGGAGCTTTCTACATATCGCAAGCCTGGCTCCTCAAATGGAAGTATACCATCCTCGCCTTTGAAAAGATTCATTGAGAAACACAAGAATACAAAGATGGCTTtgcttatttttgttttactaggTGCTTGCATGGCAATTTGTGTTGGTGCACTCATGCCTGCCATTTCTGGTAaggatacaatttttttctctcacaaaTAGGTGATTATGTCTGGTGAGAAACCTTAGCTGATTGATGTTTTATTGTTGTATTAGCTCTATTTTTACCTCTGCTGATAAGAATTCTTTTGTAGTTCTTTCATCCGTTGAAGGCTTGAAAATTGAAGCAAAGATTACAAATAAAAGTAAGTGGAAAAGATCTAATCTCAATTGACATGATTGTTATATGAAACTGGTACCATATTCcttcattgaaaaatattatgcaAATTTTCAATCTAAGCTTATGTATTTATCATTTCACAGGTATGGTATCTTGTATTTCTTGTGTTCTACTGATTGGACTCTTTGTCATGCAACATAGGGGCTCCTACAAGGTTGCATTCGTGTTTCCTCCTGTAATCATCCTATGGCTACTAACTATTTTCATGATTGGCATTTACAATATCATCAAGTGGAACCCAAGAGTATATCAGGCTCTTTCTCCATATTATGTATACAAGTTCTTTATGCTTACAGGAAAAGATGGTTGGACTAACCTTGGAGGAGTATTTCTATGCGTTACAGGTCTGCAtctctttcaaaattaaagttctGCTTAAGCCTTATTCTTGCCAAATTCATTATGTATTTCTTGTCATCTACAGGAACTGAAGCTATGTTTGCAGACCTTGGTTACTACAGACAAACACCTGTAAGGGTATGTGTGGCCAATAAGTACTATGTTGGCTTTTGACTTCATGGTTGTTTTGCAATGTTTTCTTCATAACTGACCCTTCAAATAGATACCTAAGAAtgattaattttactttactaAATGTTTTGCAAGGGTGGTGATGATTTCCTTTAGCCAGTAATAGCATGTGTAATAAGGTGTAATATACTTTTTAGACTTTAACTTGGTGTTTGTGCCTGTTCTATGAGACAGTTGATGATATTTTGCTATGGAAGAACTATATATCAGATAGAAAGCTACTACAAAGAAGGAAATATACAACGTAATGTGTATTGCATGTATGAATTAGTATGTAAAAGACAAACCTTTGTTTAAAATGATGGACATGCATAACAAGTGAAGGAGTACTGGTTTTGTTGAACTGTAGGTCCACGACATCTAGAAAGTGATTCTTGATTTGTTAACAAGAAGTTTGGCTAAAGTGGGATATGTGAAACCAAAATTTGAGTTGATTTATCTGTTGGGGAATGTAATTCACATAATTTTCCTTCATCTGTAGTCCATTGATTCCTCATTTAAAACAGAGTGGCAACTTCTTTGAAAATGACTGTTGTAACTCTTATTTTATCATTGTTACTGTGCAGGTTGCATTTTATTGTATCATTTACCCATGTCTAGTTCTTCAATACATGGGGCAGGCGGCCTTCCTTTCCAAGAATTTATCTGCAGTACCTATAAGCTTTTATGCTTCTATTCCAGGTCAGTTAATGTAAATACTAAGAATAAAATATCCCAAATCGGCCTTCTCGTGGAATTCTAGAAGATTGTGGATTGAAGTTATTTTCCTTTAGACAACTGAAAAATGAGTGACTTGGCCACTTACATTGTTTCAAATGTTTCTGAACGTTCCTAGCAGTAGTACATTGAACTCGTTATAAACTTTGAATGATCGAGTATGTTCTAATTTCTGTCTTTGTAATATGTGAATTTGAAGTATTATCTTTTTGTTCCCTGTGTCATTAGTTGTCCATTAGGAACTGATAACAGCACTACAATTTGACCTGGTTCCTGGCCTATTTATGTGCAATATCTGAGTGATAACTCTCACAAAGTAGATTTAAACTTTAGCTTAATCCTACAAAATCGACTTGCAATATTAGATTTGTATGTACTTATATGCTATAATTTGATtgtatttaattgaaataagaTCTCCAACATACTTTCCTCTTGCTGAAGACCGAACATCTTgacgtgagactagatatttgTGTTGGTTCATTAGGTGAAGTGATAAACCTAATAAGCCTTACTATTATAGGCTTTGATGCCATTTTAGAAGGTGGATTTAGGCATAACTCTATCTTAGAAGGTGAAATTTGCAtctgtttatatatattaaaatttagtcaTATTTGAAGTAAATGTGAGATCTCTAATAATGACTTTAACTTTAGAGAATTCTATTTGGGGTGGATGTTTTACTGTGTTTTTTAATATAGCTTGTTGTCATTGAAGCCTAAGTTTTTCTTATGTTActtgagaaaataaagaaaaaagagaacaaaatggGATCATTTGTGCAGGAAGCTTACCTTAATGGTAAATAAAGCAAAATAGTCGAGTTGGTAATAATGCCTTGCCATGTGATTTTTATGAGACTGCTGTACATGTTTTCAAATCTCCAACAAGTATTTcagattctttttttctttttttgtagaTTTTCTATTTTGGCCAGTATTTGCGGTGTCTGCTTTGGCAGTAATAGTTGCAAGTCAGGCTGTCATTGCTTCAACATTCTCTGTAGTCCAACAATGTCATGCATTTGAATGTTTCCCTCGGGTTAAGGCAGTACATTCCAGAAGGTGGATCCCTGGCCAGACATATATACCAGAGATAAACTGGATACTTATGATAATCAGCTTGGCTGTGACATTTGGTTTAGGAGACAAGAACCGTATAGGATATGCTTATGGTAAGTTGGTGGATTGGAGAATTGTATTGTCAGATTAAATCACTATTAGACAATGGACAAACGATTCCCCTATTACACAGATTTAATAATGTGTTCTAACTTGCTGTCCTAAGTTGTCAACATGAAAGCTACTATTTAACATTCTAACACAACTGCCACTAACCCTCAATTCCCATCATAGCTTGtctaaaaataatgttatttatagtATCTATTATCTAGTTAATAATAGTTTTTGAGTTCCTTTATATTTCCTTTATCTAATATGCTATTTATGTCAATACTATTTGATGTTAGTTGAAGATTTTAGACTCGAAAATCAGTGTGTATCATTACATTCCActgatgtgtgtgtgtgtgtatctgaaaaatgtgtatttatatatataaatctgaGTAATTGAAAATTCAACTCTTAAGAAATCAAAGATAAAGAGAGGCATGTAAACATACTAGGTACAATAAAAGACCATCATTATTCAACACTCCCCTCCCTTTATAGCATATAAATTATATGCATTAAGTTTAGAGCAAGTAAGCTGAATTAGAGGTCCTCTCAAATGATTTAGtcaaaatatttgaaagttGATCATTGGAATTGATAAAGTAACACTCAATCTCGCTATATTTAGTTCTTTCCTGAAACACAAGATTAGATGCAATGTGCACAGTTGCATGATTATGACAATTTCATTTGTTGGATTTGAACTCTTGAAGTTCTTTGGTCCATCCAAGTTCAAACGTTGCTAAAGGCATAGCTTGATATTCTACTTCTACAAGcaaaattttgtttcttgcttcAAGAAATAAGATTTTCAACAATGGATACACCGTATGCAGTAACAGAGAAATTGTCTATAGGGTGACCTATCTAATCAACATCGTAGTATCTACCGAAACACAAGATTAGACGCAACGTGCACAATTGCATGATTATCACAATATAACTTCATTTGTTGGATTTTCACTAAATTTGAACTCTTGAAAATGTTTGGTCCACACAAGTTCAAACGTTGCTCAAGGCATAGCTGGATATTCTACTTCTGCAAAACGTTTTGTTTCTTGCTCCAAGAAATAAGATTTCCAACAATGAGTTCACCATATGCAGTAGTAGAGCAACTGCCTATTAGGTGACCTATCTAATCAACAACGTAGTATCTAGAAACTTGCCTATTTCCCTTATCCTTGTATAGTGCCCCTTTGTTTAGGAGCCTTTTTGATATACCTTAGAATGTGAGGATCCTACATGAATTAGCTTACAAATCTGACAACAAATGACAGATCAGGTCTTCTGACATGAATTTATAGCCTTTTTAAGACGAGAATATCCTAAGAAAACACAGTTAGTAGCTCTAGCAATCAACATATCCATGTTTGGGGAAGCATAATGGATAGAACATATACACCCAAAGACCCAAGGGGGAATATGGAATAACCACTCTCATTTGGAAAAAGGGAGTGTGGGATTTGATTGACAAGAGAAGAAGAGGACATTCTACTTATCAGAAAACATGTAGCGAGAATCACATCACTCCAATGGTGTACAAGAACATCAGCATTAAAAGTTAGGATGCATGTAGTTCCCACCAAGtgtctactttttcttttagcTATTTGATATTGTTGAGGTGTGTGAGGACTTGTGGATTGATGTAGAATGCTATGTGAAGACAAGGATGGTAGTTTAATGAATTTTCTTTTGGCTTTATCACtcgtaaaatatttaatagttttccCAAACTGATTCTTGATGTCATTAAAGAAAGACACAAAAGTGAGCAAAACTCTGAGCTACCTTTCATTAAGTATACCCAAGTACATCATGGATATtctcaataaaagtaacaaagtatTGGGTAAATAGTTGGTTCAATACAATAAttattgacatatttttttttagtacaataagaaaaaaaaaattacagtctTGGTACagaaattttactttcattaatttgcattcaataattttatatatgattaaaaggGTTGGCTAAAATAAGAGCTTCCCAATAGGTTAGGCTTTGTTGATGATATCGCAATACAATATTCGATCCTAGAGTTATAGTTATGCTAGTGCTAGCCGTGAATAAACTTGTTTCACATTACTTATTACGTGTTATAGATGGTTCAATCATCGTGAATGAAAATACATTGGTGTCCTGTGTAATTTTGTCATTCATCGCTGTATTTCAACTCATGATTCTTAATAACATCATTTTTGCTTACAGGGATTGCATATCTAATTCTGGTGATTGTGACCACATGTTTGACATCACTAGTCATCATCCTTGTATGGCATCAAAGTCCTATAATTGCTCTGGCATTTGCTCTGTTCTTTGGTTCGATAGAGATTATTTTCCTGTCATCCTATTGCACGAAAATCCCCAGAGGTGGATGGATTCCACTTGTGCTTTCGGCAGTGTTCATGGTTGTTATGTACGTGTGGCATTATGGTTCTAGGAAAAAGTATCTACTTGACATGCATGACAAAATT
This genomic stretch from Vigna radiata var. radiata cultivar VC1973A chromosome 7, Vradiata_ver6, whole genome shotgun sequence harbors:
- the LOC106767047 gene encoding potassium transporter 3 isoform X1 — its product is MSSDSIRERGASAVVERKFQHRQLLFLAYQSLGFLFGDLSLSPLYVYQSIFSGRLKHAQNEDAIFGAFSLIFWTLLIISLLKYALIMLSADDNGEGGVVALYSQLCRSAKLCLLPNHQASDEELSTYRKPGSSNGSIPSSPLKRFIEKHKNTKMALLIFVLLGACMAICVGALMPAISVLSSVEGLKIEAKITNKSMVSCISCVLLIGLFVMQHRGSYKVAFVFPPVIILWLLTIFMIGIYNIIKWNPRVYQALSPYYVYKFFMLTGKDGWTNLGGVFLCVTGTEAMFADLGYYRQTPVRVAFYCIIYPCLVLQYMGQAAFLSKNLSAVPISFYASIPDFLFWPVFAVSALAVIVASQAVIASTFSVVQQCHAFECFPRVKAVHSRRWIPGQTYIPEINWILMIISLAVTFGLGDKNRIGYAYGIAYLILVIVTTCLTSLVIILVWHQSPIIALAFALFFGSIEIIFLSSYCTKIPRGGWIPLVLSAVFMVVMYVWHYGSRKKYLLDMHDKISMRSILGLGPSLGIVRVPGMGLIYTELATGVPASFSHFLTNLPAFYQVVVFVCVKTVPVPCVPHEERYLIGRIGPQSFRMYRCIVRNGYKDVYSHENDFENDLVMSIAEFIQLEAEGASGNAEGSVDGRMAVVRTSGKFGTRLLMSESSAFEERNNINLPGALTLTSSKSPTLKRLQAMYEQESPELNTGRRIRFELQNVIYKDPRVKEELMELVEAKRSGAAYVIGHSHVKAKWNSSFIKKFAINLYSFLRKNCRSPAVGLNIPQISLIKVGMNYHV
- the LOC106767047 gene encoding potassium transporter 3 isoform X2; protein product: MSSDSIRERGASAVVERKFQHRQLLFLAYQSLGFLFGDLSLSPLYVYQSIFSGRLKHAQNEDAIFGAFSLIFWTLLIISLLKYALIMLSADDNGEGGVVALYSQLCRSAKLCLLPNHQASDEELSTYRKPGSSNGSIPSSPLKRFIEKHKNTKMALLIFVLLGACMAICVGALMPAISVLSSVEGLKIEAKITNKSMVSCISCVLLIGLFVMQHRGSYKVAFVFPPVIILWLLTIFMIGIYNIIKWNPRVYQALSPYYVYKFFMLTGKDGWTNLGGVFLCVTGTEAMFADLGYYRQTPVRVAFYCIIYPCLVLQYMGQAAFLSKNLSAVPISFYASIPGIAYLILVIVTTCLTSLVIILVWHQSPIIALAFALFFGSIEIIFLSSYCTKIPRGGWIPLVLSAVFMVVMYVWHYGSRKKYLLDMHDKISMRSILGLGPSLGIVRVPGMGLIYTELATGVPASFSHFLTNLPAFYQVVVFVCVKTVPVPCVPHEERYLIGRIGPQSFRMYRCIVRNGYKDVYSHENDFENDLVMSIAEFIQLEAEGASGNAEGSVDGRMAVVRTSGKFGTRLLMSESSAFEERNNINLPGALTLTSSKSPTLKRLQAMYEQESPELNTGRRIRFELQNVIYKDPRVKEELMELVEAKRSGAAYVIGHSHVKAKWNSSFIKKFAINLYSFLRKNCRSPAVGLNIPQISLIKVGMNYHV